One Pseudomonas sp. FP1742 genomic window carries:
- a CDS encoding glycoside hydrolase family 15 protein, with amino-acid sequence MADHSERQSAIDAHGIIGDMRSAALVNDKGSVDFFCWPEFDSPSIFCALLDSPEAGIFQLAPDLPDARREQIYLPDTNVLQTRWLSDHAVVEVTDLLPIGDSEDDWPMLMRRVRVVSGQATIQMLCNLRHDYARAHTKARARGQSVYFEASGQPPMQLCSDQPLHVEGNAAITEFTLEQGQSAEFLLGGVDDPRFKEGAADLCLERTLKFWRDWIGQSNYRGRWREMVNRSALALKLLTSRKHGAILAAATFGLPETPGGARNWDYRYTWIRDASFTVYAFMRLGFAGEANAYMRWLRGRVSDCRGKPMKLNILYAIDGRQELPEVELAHLSGYGGATPVRIGNQAYEQIQLDIFGELLDAVYLVNKYGEAISHEGWKHTVEVVDQVCETWQQKDVGIWEMRGEQYDFLHSRLMCWVALDRAIRLASKRSLPAPFARWDQTRQAIYSDIWSNFWNEERGHFVQHIGGTGLDGSMLLMPLVRFVSAKDPRWIATLEAIEKTLVRAGMVYRYRNDDSQIDGLPGTEGAFAACSFWYVECLARAGQVEKAHLEFEQLLKYANPLGLYAEEFDSHARHLGNTPQALTHLALISAASFLNRKLSGEKNVWQP; translated from the coding sequence ATGGCTGATCATTCCGAACGACAAAGCGCCATCGACGCCCACGGCATCATTGGCGACATGCGCAGCGCGGCGCTGGTCAACGACAAGGGCAGCGTGGATTTTTTCTGCTGGCCGGAATTCGATAGCCCGTCGATCTTCTGCGCGCTACTGGACAGCCCCGAAGCCGGCATTTTCCAACTGGCCCCGGACCTGCCAGACGCCCGCCGCGAGCAGATCTACCTGCCCGACACCAACGTCCTGCAAACCCGCTGGCTCAGCGATCATGCAGTGGTCGAAGTCACCGATCTGCTGCCCATCGGCGACAGCGAGGATGATTGGCCGATGTTGATGCGTCGGGTGCGCGTGGTCAGCGGTCAAGCGACGATTCAGATGTTGTGCAACCTGCGTCATGACTATGCGCGGGCTCATACCAAGGCCCGGGCGCGTGGTCAGAGTGTGTATTTCGAGGCCTCCGGGCAGCCGCCCATGCAGCTGTGTTCGGATCAGCCCTTGCACGTCGAAGGCAACGCAGCGATTACCGAATTCACCCTCGAGCAGGGCCAGAGCGCCGAGTTTCTGCTCGGCGGCGTTGACGATCCGCGCTTCAAGGAAGGCGCCGCCGATCTGTGCCTGGAGCGCACTCTGAAGTTCTGGCGCGACTGGATCGGCCAGTCCAATTACCGCGGGCGCTGGCGGGAAATGGTCAATCGCTCGGCCCTGGCGCTGAAGCTGCTGACCTCGCGCAAACACGGCGCCATCCTCGCCGCCGCCACCTTCGGCCTGCCGGAAACACCTGGCGGCGCACGCAACTGGGACTACCGCTACACCTGGATCCGCGACGCCTCGTTCACCGTCTACGCCTTCATGCGCCTGGGCTTCGCCGGGGAAGCCAACGCCTACATGCGCTGGCTGCGCGGCAGGGTCAGTGATTGCCGTGGTAAACCGATGAAACTCAATATTCTCTACGCCATCGATGGCCGCCAGGAGTTGCCGGAAGTCGAACTGGCGCACTTGTCCGGCTATGGCGGCGCGACGCCGGTACGCATCGGCAATCAGGCCTACGAGCAAATCCAGCTCGACATCTTCGGCGAGCTGTTGGACGCGGTGTACCTGGTCAACAAGTACGGTGAGGCGATCTCCCACGAAGGCTGGAAACACACCGTGGAAGTGGTCGATCAGGTCTGCGAAACCTGGCAGCAAAAAGACGTCGGCATCTGGGAAATGCGCGGCGAGCAGTATGATTTCCTGCACTCGCGATTGATGTGCTGGGTGGCGCTGGATCGGGCCATCCGGCTGGCCTCCAAACGCTCGCTGCCCGCCCCGTTCGCCCGTTGGGACCAGACCCGTCAAGCGATCTACAGCGATATCTGGAGCAACTTCTGGAACGAAGAACGCGGGCATTTCGTCCAACACATCGGCGGCACCGGCCTCGATGGCTCGATGCTGCTGATGCCGCTGGTGCGCTTCGTCAGCGCCAAGGATCCGCGCTGGATTGCGACCCTTGAGGCCATCGAGAAAACCCTGGTGCGCGCGGGCATGGTCTACCGCTACCGCAACGACGACAGCCAGATCGACGGCCTGCCCGGCACCGAAGGCGCCTTTGCCGCCTGCTCGTTCTGGTACGTCGAATGCCTGGCCCGGGCCGGTCAGGTAGAAAAGGCGCATCTGGAGTTCGAGCAATTGCTGAAGTATGCCAACCCGTTAGGGTTGTACGCCGAAGAGTTCGACAGCCACGCCCGACACCTGGGCAACACTCCGCAAGCATTGACGCATCTGGCGCTGATCAGCGCGGCGAGCTT